The DNA window TGGACGGCAGGTGGAAGGTTGGATCTGGCGATGGACCCCCGAACCAGGCCGGATGTCAGAACTATCGGTGGAAGCGCTCTCCGCGCCCTGTCCGCTGCGTTAGTGAGCCAGGAGGCGGTATGCCAGATGAGGTCTGTGTCTCGATGTCCTGCTGCTATTTTGGAGGTTTGTCTGCCCATGCTCGGGGTCCACCCAGAGCATCGACTTCAGGCGGACAGAGGCCGGTCAACAGCCTGAGCCCTCGGATTGGCGAGACACGCAGAGGAGGGGGAACGGCCGGCGGGCTAGCGAGACAAGGAGGCTGGCTGTCACCATACAGACGCAGACGCCCTGTACCTGTGCTCTGCATCGACAGGTGGGAGGGCAGGATTTGCGCGAGAGGATTCCAGGCCATcaggcatggcatggcatggcgaGTCGCACGGCATCCCGAAGCGGGAGCAGGCCATGCCAGgggtacaggtacatggcTGTCGCGCGGCCGAGGCGTCGTCGAGCGCTGGCCGCTTGTAGTGCATACTTCGTACCTGCTCGAGCCGCTAGGCACAAGCTACCATCAAGAGGCGCGCCTGGAGGGGAAAAAGCGATGCTGAAGAGGCGGGccgttgatggtgatggcgagccCTGCTTGGCCGAAAGCGCGAACCTTGGTGGAGGATCCCTGTCGGAGCGGCGTGTGCTAAACCCCGCTAGGACGAGGCGACCAGAAAGcgagcagaggccaaggcacCTAAAGCGCCTTAGTGGCGCCTGCATGCAATCCCTTGTACCTGGGACTTTGTGCCGGTGCTGTAGACTGGGTATACGGAGGATTATCACCACCCAAGCAGCCATGGACCTCAGCCTACAGGAAGAGATTGATACTTTTACAGGCATGGCCGTGCCTTGCAGGGCATGTTCAAAAGCCAAAGGGAGTACCAGCAGCTCACTGAAGCATTTTCAAAGCTCATACGATTCCGAGTGccggctgctgctaccacaAGCGCTTCCAAGCATGGTAGCATCCGAATCACCACAATCAAAGACCaagaaaaaatagaaaatacTCCGGGAGATGCCAGGTCTGGAGTAGTGCGATGCAATGTGACAGCAAAGTGGGCCGCGTCTTCAACAAGAACCGATGTGCACTGGCTGGCTCCTGTTTCTTATCAGACATGCCTGTCTGTTGCATCGGCTGTTAGTTACGAGTAGATTAGGGATTCTTCAAGGGATGAAACTTGTATTCCTCCCTCCATTGTGCACCCATCATTCGGCCGAGAGAAGAAATCTAGAACAGGGAGCCGGAGGCATGCATCGCGTGTCAGGTTGTGTTACAAGACATGTGACATGCCCTGATCATTATCGAGGCTGTCGAGAAGTCTGTCAAAGAAACAGTTCAGCTGTCGGTTGCATCTTTCGTGCATCCGGCCTTGTACTCGGTACCTGCTGCTAAAACATGCGACCCGCCCCCTGCGTGGATCgcgctttttttctcctctgctTCGATGCGAGTTTATTGACGAGAACAGCCTCCGGTTGGCCAGAAGCTGCAATGCGCTACTAAGCGCCGGCAGCCATTCGAACCACGCGTGTTCTTAATATAGCTGCCAATCAGAGGTGCTGCTAAGGATCCATCTCCCAGAATAGATCGGCTCTCTCACCACCCCAGACTCTGGATCGTTGAGTAACAAtgaagtgaagaaaaaaaatctgtGACCGAGAGCACAATCGATATTACTCCACACGACTGCTTCCTCGgctctctcttttgctcATGATGGTATTTTGTATTTGAGTTGTATTTTCCTATACGCCCTATCCGCACTGATTGGCTGTTCACGCAGTACAATTTCCCGTAGCCTTGCGCTGGTGATTTGTGGGCGCAAAATGCTAAAGACCCTCCCATAACAGCATAGAACGCCGTCGGTGATCTTGCGAAGCCCTTGGCTAttgagcaatggcaataaCCGCGCACCCGCCATTTGGAATCTGATAATGAGTTGCTGTCAGCCTTTACTCCTTACAGGCATTTCTCGTTGATGGCCTGCAGAGAGTTATTGTAATAGTATCTCGATGTGCGTGTCTCTGTCCTAGGCCTCTGGTGGTAGCGCTCGACTTAATCGATCGATGGTGGAGGTCAGCAAAGTATTGACGATTCGGCACTCGGCGGCTACTAATCTGACTTTGTGATTACTACTTGCAGTATCATGCCTTGCCCATATTCAGCTTATTGACGCCAGCCCCGCCTCTTGCTGAGCTTACTAGCACTAATAGTAAGGCGAGGCGGGCACACATCTAAGATACCTGTGTTATTAGAGGCAGAGGGCACAACTCATCTAAGCTTGGGATTGACATAAGCAGTAAATAATGAAATCATAGAGTTTCAAAATTAAATTCTACTGACTTGCTCATACAAGTTGCGTTCGGGGCACTGCTGCCATCACAGGGTAGGCAGAGGATCAGTAGGGAGCGCCGGTGGTAGTCTTGATGTGACCTGCCAAAATATCTATATGCAATGTTCCGCTTACGTACCTACCTAGAGAGGGCGCAACTCGAGCTGATGGCAGCCTGTACCAAGAAGTAGCAAAAACACTATAAGCGGCAAGAGAGTGCATGTGATGAATATCTACCTCCATGTGGCTACAGCATCCATATAGATCGTATAACTACTGCTGAGGCTAACTGATAGCACGCCACTAGCTTGGATcaaaaatattttacttgtACCATACTGGTTCGCTAGAAGCTAAATATTACGCTGATTATCATGACTTTGATCGAAGGCTTCCTGTCAGAAGGAGACAGCTCCCTGGTCGACTCGTCTGGCAAAGCTGCGGGTTTATGGCGGATATTTCGGATAACATTTACGCGTCCGTGCTTCACACTGAAGCTCTTGCGCCAATCGGAGCTGATCCCTTTGAAGATGGCAAATTAACAGCTTCCAGTAACTAAATCTGTTGAAGCGCATGGAGCATTGGACTTCATTTCTCTGAACCGACTTGATGATCTTGACCACGTCTCTTATTATCAAATCTTTCATGCGTTACTAGGGCTTCTGCTCTGGATTTTTGAGGCCGTTGTCTGTGCCTGAGGTTTCAACATACTTTGTGCGCATTATGTAATCTCTATGAGGCTACTTAGTCCACTTTGTGGGGACAAGGCTCATCAAAAATTCTAGAGCATTCTgagcttttgtttcttccatctcttccttctcctcaagCAGCCCGCCaattctttccttctttctctgcttcaaATCAAACCATCTCCTCAACTTTTCCCAGTATCACATCTATTCTTTTCATTACGGTATGTTAGACCCAAGCTTTCTCACCCTACTACCCACCACTATTGCGTATTCCCCCATATGATGAGATACCAGCTGGCACCAGTCATAGAGTGACTTGTACTCCCTTCATTGATGACCATAATGCTTAGGTCTATGACCAATTCTGATTATTTTCTTACCAATTGATTTGCTTGTTCTTCTGCTCAGACCGTGGCTACCACTGATGCTAACCATTGGACTGAACAGGACTGTATCTGCTGCGCGGACGACCAgtttaaaatttttaatttccgAATAATCTCTTCAAAATGGTCTTGCACAACCCCAACAACTGGCACTGGGTGAACAAGGATGCCTCTGGCTGGGCGAAAGATTGGTTCAACGAAAACCTGACCAAggttgaagctgaaaatggagacgtcaaggccaagatcacCAAGATCCAGAGCATGTCCGGCGATGTCGACGTTAGCCAGCGCAAGGGAAAAGTCATCACAATCTTTGACGTGAAGCTAGTGCTGGAGTATTCCGGTATGGTAGACCTCAACGTTCAGGATGAGAGCGTCTGGGGCTGATTCTCCCCACAGGATCCACTGCCGAGATCGAAGAAGTCTCAGGTAACATTACTGTCCCCGAGATTGCTCACGATACTGAAGAGGACGAATATGTGGTACGTGTAGATGTCCTTCATGAATATTTCTTGTCCCCTTAGATATCTAACCGTGTGCTTAGTTCGAGATTGACATCTTCTCAGAATCAAAGGAGAAGCAACCTGTCAAAGATCTTGTTCGATCAAAGCTCGTTCCCCAGCTGCGAAAAGAATTTCAGAAGCTTGCTGGTGCATTGATTGCCGAGCACGGAAAGGACATTCAACACGCTCCTGGGTCCAACCCATCCAGTGGTTTCTCTACCCCTAGAACACTCAACCAACCCTCTGCAAAGCCTGCAGCTCAAACCACAACTTCTCAAGTAAGCAGCTCTGGTGCTGTCAACACGGTAACAGTGCGTGACGACCAGGAGTTCCGTACTACTGCTGAAGAAATGTATGAGACCTTTGTCGACCCCCAGCGGTTGGCTGCCTTCACTCGCGCACCACCAAAGCTGTTCGAGGGTGCAAAGAAGGGAGGCAAGTTTGAGCTGTTTGATGGCAACG is part of the Trichoderma atroviride chromosome 1, complete sequence genome and encodes:
- a CDS encoding uncharacterized protein (EggNog:ENOG41~BUSCO:EOG092D3PY2), producing MVLHNPNNWHWVNKDASGWAKDWFNENLTKVEAENGDVKAKITKIQSMSGDVDVSQRKGKVITIFDVKLVLEYSGSTAEIEEVSGNITVPEIAHDTEEDEYVFEIDIFSESKEKQPVKDLVRSKLVPQLRKEFQKLAGALIAEHGKDIQHAPGSNPSSGFSTPRTLNQPSAKPAAQTTTSQVSSSGAVNTVTVRDDQEFRTTAEEMYETFVDPQRLAAFTRAPPKLFEGAKKGGKFELFDGNVSGEYLELEKPKKIVQSWRLNQWPAGHYSKLNIEFDQNDIDHVTVMRVTWDGVPVGQEDVTKRNWGEYYVRSIKQTFGFGTIL